TTTCTACACTGCGGAAAACTGCTCAGGTCCTGCCGCGAGACCTCTGACGGGCCCTGTGGATATTTTGAGGGATAAAACTGCGCGCCGCAACCGGAAACTTCAACTGGTCGGGGCGTTTGGACAGTTCAGGCTGCTTTCCGTGATACTACGCACTTCCTGAATTTCTCCGTCTGCAAATGAAGCCAGCCTCACCATCAGACGGCCTTCGTGCAAAAACGGCCACCAGCAAACCGGGATTCCGTCCGGATCGTTGTCATAAAGAAAGCAGATCTGACCGTTTGGCGTCGTGATTTGCCCATAAACACATCCCCGGCCCTCTTCCCGCCAAACCGAGACGCGACGGTTCAGAAATTGCTCGGTCCCGACCAGATCGCCACTGCGAATCTCGTAAAACGTAAGAGTTTTGCCGACCGCAGCGTCCAGAAACGCGTCTGGCGTGATCATACTCTGCGCCGTGGCCCAGCCAGGCAACAGGGCAGCGCCAAGCGCGGCCCAGCGCAAGTGCTTACCAGTTATCACGGAACCACCGCACTGCGCGTTTGAACGGGCGCGCAGCATAGGTGTCGACCGGGATCTCGAAATCCCACCATTCATCCTGAGGATGGGCCGCAAACAGGCTGAGACCCACGGCAGAGGAAAACGCAGGGCCCGTCGCCGATTGCGGCAGGCCATGCACACGCAACGGGCGTCCCAGACGCACGCGCTGTCCCAGAATGCGGGTGGCAAGTCCGTCCAGCCCCATGATCTGGCTACCGCCTCCTGTCAGAACGATTTGTTGGCTTGGCATATGTTCGAACCCAGCGGCGTCAAGACGCACGCGGACCTCTTCCAGAATCTCTTCGACGCGCGGGCGCATGATGCCGATCAGCTCGGCCCGACTTACAGTGCGACGGTCATGTTCCCAGTCACCGGTGTCACCACCGATATCGATCATATCCCGGTCATCGGCCCCGGTTGCGTGCACGCCCCCGTTGAAGGTTTTGATCCGTTCGGCCACAGCCGCAGGCACACCCAGACCCATCGAGATGTCGCTGGTTACGTGATCGCCGCCCATTCCGACGCAATCCGCGTAGATCATGTGCTTCTTCATGAAGATCGACACGCTGGTGGTGCCACCACCCATGTCGATACAGGCTGCGCCCAGCTCCTGCTCATCTTCGACCAAAGCGGAGATACCCGACACATAGGCCGAGTTGGCAATACCTGCGAGCTCAAGATCACAACGCTTGATACAACGCACGATATTCTGGATCGCCATCGCGTCTACGGTCAACATATGCATGTCGACCGCGAGGCTTTGACCCATCTGGCCGCGGGGATCGATCAGACCCGATCGGTTGTCGAGCGCAAAGTTCACCGGCTGCGCATGCAACACCTCGCGCCCCTCACCGTAATCTGGCACGTCGCAGGCGTTCAGAACACGGCCGACCTCGGCCTCGGTAACAAGCTGACCATCAAGGTCGACTTGCGCATCCAACCCATAAGAGCGCGGATTGGCCCCCGAAAAGCAGGCGATCACGTGATCGACGCGCATATCGGCCATCTTCTGCGCCGCTTGCAACGCGGTACGGATGGCGCGTTCGGTTTCCTGCATGGCGGTGACTTCGCCAAATTGTACACCGCGCGAGCGCGTGGTCGCCGCGCCAATGACGCGGAACCCTGTCTGGCCTGCCATCGAACCGATGGTGTTGTCTTCACTCAGCCGACCCGTGCCGTCAAAACGCAAAACAAGGCAGGCGATCTTTGAGCTACCCACATCCAGAATGGCAATCACACCGCGTTGCAATGCCTGCCGCCGCATCTGGCGCATAGCGCGTTGGGACTGATAAAGATCGGTCATCATGGTCGTTACTGCCCGTTACTCACGTTCACTTTTGTATTCCACCAGTCTTCGCTGGCGGCTTTGCTCATTCGGATGGTTGGACGCTGGCCAAGGCGCATGTCGACAACGGCCACATCACGTTCCAGAAGGTCCTGCACTTCGTTGACAGCCAGCACGCGTTCGAGCGCACGCACCGGGCGGGTGGTCGGCAACATGATGCGCTGGCCACGGTCCAGAACCAGATCCCAGCGCCGCTCGCCCACGCGCACCAGCCCACGCACGCGGTTGCCCAGGCTGCGCGAGGTTTGAAAGATCTCAAGCGCTTCAGCGACATGAGCGTCCGCGCCCTTGCCGGCAATCAAAGGCAGGTCTGAATGGTCCTTACGCGAAGGAGTCTCTTTGACGTGGGCTCCGGTATCATCCAACAATTCCAGCCCATCGCGGGTGCGCCAGACTATCGCTGGCTGACGCTCAACTACATCCACCTGCAGGATACCGCCCGGACGGATGCGCACGGTTGCTGATTTCACCGGGTCCAGGCCGGTTATCGTATCGCGCATGTGTTCGACATCCAGGTCCCAGGAACTGATCGGGAAATCCAAAGGCACGACCTCGCGGATGTCCTCGGACAAGCTGGTGCCAGCCCCATCAATGGCCATCAGATTGACCATGAACTCAGGACGTTCCTGAATCGAAGTGCGTATATCGGCAACAAAGGCCGTGACAGCATCGCGCCGCTCTGGCGAGGCGAAGTAAAGCCCAACGGCCGCAGCAACAGCACAGATCGGCAAACCGACTTTGACACCCATGCGGATGCCCGGCGTGAGCATCCAGCGCTGAAGCCTGTAGCTCAGGCGCGACGGTGCCGGATCGTTGCGGCGTGCGGTGCGGGAAAACACCCGCGCCCCGCGCAGGCGCAAAATCGGCTCTGCTTCGTGCGTTTCCGTGTCTGCGGATGCGAAATCAGCATCCGGCCCCGCAAGCGGTTTGGATCGATGGATTTCCAGTGAACGGCTGGCGGTCAACGGTCGCATGAGGCGTCCTCCACCATCCAGGCGCATAGCTGGCCAAATGTCATGCCCAGATGGGCGGCCTGTTCCGGGGCCAGCGACGTGGGCGTCATTCCGGGTTGCGTGTTGGTTTCCAGCAGAAACAGACCATCAGCGCCCATGCTGTCATCCCACCGGAAATCGGTACGGCTGACGCCCCTGCACCCCAACACATCATGCGCGCGCACGGCGTAATCCATGCAACGATCGAAAATGTCTTGCGGAACGTCAGCGGGCAGAACATGCCAAGATCCGCCGGGTTTGTACTTGGCGTCGTAGTCGTACCAGCCATCATCCGTCATGATTTCGGTCACGGTCAGGGGTCGGTCCCCCATCACAGTCACGGTCAGCTCGCGCCCGGCCACGTATTTCTCGACCATGACCTGATCGGGCATCGCTTCATCCAGCTGCGGCGGACCATTGGCGTTTTCGTGCACGATGTAGATACCGACGCTTGAACCCTCATTATTGGGCTTGGCCACATAGGGTGGCTCCATCACGTGGACTTCGATGACTTCGACCTTTGGCACGATCACGCTGGGCACGATCGGCAAGCCCTCGGCCTGATACACTTCTTTGCTGCGCTGTTTATCCATCGCGAGGGCCGAGGCCAAAACGCCGGAATGGGTGTAGGGAATCCGCATCCACTCCAGCAGACCCTGCACACAACCATCTTCACCCCAGCGTCCATGCAGGGCGTTGAAAGCCACATCCGGTTTGATGTCCAAAAGGCGCGCATAAAGGTCGGGACCTGCGTCCAGTTCGACCACTTCAAAGCCTTCTCCCACAAGGGCGGCTGCGCATTCGCGCCCAGAGCTGAGAGACACCTCGCGTTCCGCCGAGGGTCCACCCATCAATACCGCCACTTTGGGGTTTGTCCTGCTCGACATTCCCAACGTGCGCCTCAATGTCCCCGGACCTTATGTGGTGGTCCGTACTGCGTTATGCCTTTGATCCGTCGCCTGAATTAGCCTGTTATTGGTCTGACGGTTGGGGCTTTATTCTTTCAGCGGATCACCGACCCGCATGATTTCCCACTCTAGCGTGATGCCGCTTGTTTCGTAAACCTTTTTTCGCACTTCTTCGCCCAGACCTTCCAGGTCAGCGGCAGTGGCCGCACCGGTATTGATCAGGAAATTCGAGTGTTTGGGGCTCATCTGTGCACCACCCAGCGTCGCGCCACGCATTCCGGCGTCATCAATCACTTTCCACGCCTTGAGATCATGCACGTCATCCGCCTGCCCCGTCGACGAAAACCCGGCCGGATTGCGGAAAGTTGACCCGGCGCTACGATCTTTAGTGGGCTGGGTTTCATCACGCATTTTCAGTTGCGCTTCCATGCGGGCGTGAAGCTCTGCCGGGTCGCCAGAGGGCCCTTGAAACGTCGCCGAAATCAACACGGAGCCTTCAGGCAGATCGGACTGGCGGTAGCGGAAGTTCAGATCTTCGGGGGTCAGGTCAAGCAATTCACCCCGTCGGGTGACAATAGTCGCTTTGCGCAAGACATCCGCCGTGTAGCTGCCATAACAGCCCGCGTTCATCCGAACCGCCCCGCCAACAGAACCGGGTATGGTACGCAAAAAGGTCAGATCGACCCCGGCATCCGCTGCTTTGCGCGCCACATGGGCGTCCAATGCCGCCGCGCCTGCGGTGACCGTGTTTCCTTCGATCTCGATCCCGTTGAAACCGCGTCCCAAGCGGATCACCACAGCGCGCAAGCCACCGTCACGCACGATCAGGTTTGAACCGACACCCATTGGGAAAACCGGAACATCCGACGGAAGACCGCGCAAAAACGTTTGCAGGTCCTCGACGTCGGCGGGTTGGAATAAGTAGTCTGCGGGGCCACCAACGCGCAGCCATGTCAGATCGTTCAGCGGTCGGGCCGGGGTCAGACGACCCCGAACTTCGGGCAGATTGCTCATGTGGTTGACTTTTTCACTAGGCTGCGCGCGCCAACTCCACCCACGATAACAGCAAGCAGGAACGGCAGGACCGATCCAGTCAGCCAGATGAAGGGACCAAATGCCTGCTCTTCCTCGCCCGTGCTGACGCCCGCCAGCATCACGATCAGCGCCAACGCAACTGCCGAGGTCAGGCCGATGAGCCAAAACAATCCTCTGACACCGATCCAGAGCCCGGCAATTAGCCCGGCAACTCCGCCAAGTATCAAAGAAATAAGTGGCAAATAGGCGAATGTGGCAATATCGACCATGTGGCCTCCTGAATATGGCCGTTACTTGTTAGCCGCCTTCATGCCCTGCATTTTCGCTTTTGTCCAACGGCTCAGGTAAATCACCGGCCAGCGCAGCATCGACATGCCCATACCCAGCACCAACAGGCCGATCCACGGACCGTGCTGATATGTGACATAACCCAGAATTGGGATTCCCACGACAATCAGGACATAAGCACGTGTCCAGTGGTTATCCTTGCTGGGAACCATCGCAAGGATATTGGCGGACAACCCCCAAAGAGCGGCCAGAGCAAGGGACCAACTCATTCCGCCACCTCTCGGCCCGTCCATTTACGCCAGAAATAGCGGATCGGATTGCGAAACATCGAAACAAAGCCGCCAAAAGCGAGAGCAGACCAAACCCAGCCATGGTCATATCCCAACCAAACGATCAAAACCGGCGCACAAATCAAAAGTACAATCCCCGGTGGGAATTGCAGCCGCATTGGCATCATCGCCACAACAGTGGCACAGATCACCCAGAGGGCTGAAAAGATCACGGAAAAATCCATTTCCCCCTCCGAAGGATGGTGATGGCGGGTAGCAGGTCAATACATCCTATGGTTGCGCATCAACAACCCGGAATGTCAAACGGCTTGTTTTCTCATCAGTCTCTCTGGCAGACCATTGGCCCATGCACTGATGGTCCCCGCCCCGAGACAGACGACCATGTCCCCTGGACGGGCTTGTTCCCGAACCAGACGTTCAAGATCGTTTTCATCCAACAGCGCTCGTGCGTGACGGTGTCCATGGCGGATAAGCCCTTGCACCAGATCATCGCGGCTGGCCCCTTCAATCGGGTCCTCCCCGGCCGCAAACACTTCGGCGATGGCCACGACATCCGCATCGTTGAAGCAGGTGCAGAAGTCGTCAAACAGGTTGGACAGACGTGAGTAACGGTGAGGTTGGTGGACAGCGATGACACGGCCTTCGGTCGCTTGGCGCGCAGCTTTGAGGACCGCAGCGATTTCGACCGGGTGATGGCCATAATCGTCGATGATGGTAACCCCATCGACCTCCCCGACCTTGGTGAAGCGACGGTTGACCCCACCGAAATTGGCCAGGGCCTCGCGGATCTCATTCGCTTTCATACCCAAATGGCGGGCAACCGCCACCGCAGACAGCGCGTTCGAGACGTTGTGGTCCCCAGGCATCGGCAGGGTACAGCCTTCGATCACTTTGTCTTCGTATTGCAGGTGAATGTCGAAATGCGCAACGCCGCCTTTGTAGGTCAGATTCTCGGCCCGCACGTCTGCCTGAGCATTGAAGCCATAGGTGCGCACACGGCGGTCCGTGATGCGCCCGACCAAAGCCTGCACCTCGGCATGATCCGTGCAGCAAACGGCCAGACCATAGAAAGGCAGGTTCGAGACGAATTCGTGGAACCCATCACGCAATTTGTCGAAATCCCCCCAATGCTCCATATGCTCGGGGTCGATATTGGTAACGATGGCGATGGTCGCGGGCAGACGATTGAACGAGCCGTCGGATTCGTCAGCCTCAACCACCATCCATTCGCCCTGCCCCATGCGCGCATTCGAGCCATAAGCGTGGATGATGCCGCCATTGATCACGGTCGGGTCGAAGTCACCCGCCACCATTAGCTCAGCCATCATCGTGGTCGTGGTGGTCTTGCCGTGTGTGCCCGCAATCGCGATGTTCGAGCGTAGGCGCATCAACTCGGCCAGCATGTCAGCACGCCGGACAACGGGCAGTCCTTGGGCGCGTGCCTCATCCAGTTCCGGGTTGCCGGGTTTAATCGCAGTCGAAACAACCACAACAGCGGCGTTTTCAAGGTTTTCAGCCCGCTGCCCGACAAAGATTTCAGCCCCCAAACCCGCCAGCCGGTCGGTGATCTTGGATGCCTTCAGGTCCGAGCCCTGCACCCGATACCCCAGATTCAAAAGCACCTCGGCGATGCCGGACATCCCGATCCCTCCGATTCCAACAAAGTGGATCGGTCCTACGTCTTGCGGCAGTTTGGTTGCGGGATTCATGCGGTCTCCTTCTGCGCCAGTTGTTCGACAAGATGTACCAAACGCTCGGTCGCGTCGGGGGCACCGGTCGAAAGGGCGGCATGGGCCATTTTCTGTGCGGCTTCGGGGTTGGTCAGAACCGTGGTGATTTGCTGCGTCAAGGCGCGAACGTCAAGC
The genomic region above belongs to Ruegeria sp. HKCCD4315 and contains:
- the ftsA gene encoding cell division protein FtsA, yielding MTDLYQSQRAMRQMRRQALQRGVIAILDVGSSKIACLVLRFDGTGRLSEDNTIGSMAGQTGFRVIGAATTRSRGVQFGEVTAMQETERAIRTALQAAQKMADMRVDHVIACFSGANPRSYGLDAQVDLDGQLVTEAEVGRVLNACDVPDYGEGREVLHAQPVNFALDNRSGLIDPRGQMGQSLAVDMHMLTVDAMAIQNIVRCIKRCDLELAGIANSAYVSGISALVEDEQELGAACIDMGGGTTSVSIFMKKHMIYADCVGMGGDHVTSDISMGLGVPAAVAERIKTFNGGVHATGADDRDMIDIGGDTGDWEHDRRTVSRAELIGIMRPRVEEILEEVRVRLDAAGFEHMPSQQIVLTGGGSQIMGLDGLATRILGQRVRLGRPLRVHGLPQSATGPAFSSAVGLSLFAAHPQDEWWDFEIPVDTYAARPFKRAVRWFRDNW
- a CDS encoding cell division protein FtsQ/DivIB, producing MRPLTASRSLEIHRSKPLAGPDADFASADTETHEAEPILRLRGARVFSRTARRNDPAPSRLSYRLQRWMLTPGIRMGVKVGLPICAVAAAVGLYFASPERRDAVTAFVADIRTSIQERPEFMVNLMAIDGAGTSLSEDIREVVPLDFPISSWDLDVEHMRDTITGLDPVKSATVRIRPGGILQVDVVERQPAIVWRTRDGLELLDDTGAHVKETPSRKDHSDLPLIAGKGADAHVAEALEIFQTSRSLGNRVRGLVRVGERRWDLVLDRGQRIMLPTTRPVRALERVLAVNEVQDLLERDVAVVDMRLGQRPTIRMSKAASEDWWNTKVNVSNGQ
- a CDS encoding D-alanine--D-alanine ligase — encoded protein: MSSRTNPKVAVLMGGPSAEREVSLSSGRECAAALVGEGFEVVELDAGPDLYARLLDIKPDVAFNALHGRWGEDGCVQGLLEWMRIPYTHSGVLASALAMDKQRSKEVYQAEGLPIVPSVIVPKVEVIEVHVMEPPYVAKPNNEGSSVGIYIVHENANGPPQLDEAMPDQVMVEKYVAGRELTVTVMGDRPLTVTEIMTDDGWYDYDAKYKPGGSWHVLPADVPQDIFDRCMDYAVRAHDVLGCRGVSRTDFRWDDSMGADGLFLLETNTQPGMTPTSLAPEQAAHLGMTFGQLCAWMVEDASCDR
- the murB gene encoding UDP-N-acetylmuramate dehydrogenase; translation: MSNLPEVRGRLTPARPLNDLTWLRVGGPADYLFQPADVEDLQTFLRGLPSDVPVFPMGVGSNLIVRDGGLRAVVIRLGRGFNGIEIEGNTVTAGAAALDAHVARKAADAGVDLTFLRTIPGSVGGAVRMNAGCYGSYTADVLRKATIVTRRGELLDLTPEDLNFRYRQSDLPEGSVLISATFQGPSGDPAELHARMEAQLKMRDETQPTKDRSAGSTFRNPAGFSSTGQADDVHDLKAWKVIDDAGMRGATLGGAQMSPKHSNFLINTGAATAADLEGLGEEVRKKVYETSGITLEWEIMRVGDPLKE
- a CDS encoding DUF2484 family protein produces the protein MSWSLALAALWGLSANILAMVPSKDNHWTRAYVLIVVGIPILGYVTYQHGPWIGLLVLGMGMSMLRWPVIYLSRWTKAKMQGMKAANK
- a CDS encoding DUF2484 family protein, which encodes MDFSVIFSALWVICATVVAMMPMRLQFPPGIVLLICAPVLIVWLGYDHGWVWSALAFGGFVSMFRNPIRYFWRKWTGREVAE
- the murC gene encoding UDP-N-acetylmuramate--L-alanine ligase → MNPATKLPQDVGPIHFVGIGGIGMSGIAEVLLNLGYRVQGSDLKASKITDRLAGLGAEIFVGQRAENLENAAVVVVSTAIKPGNPELDEARAQGLPVVRRADMLAELMRLRSNIAIAGTHGKTTTTTMMAELMVAGDFDPTVINGGIIHAYGSNARMGQGEWMVVEADESDGSFNRLPATIAIVTNIDPEHMEHWGDFDKLRDGFHEFVSNLPFYGLAVCCTDHAEVQALVGRITDRRVRTYGFNAQADVRAENLTYKGGVAHFDIHLQYEDKVIEGCTLPMPGDHNVSNALSAVAVARHLGMKANEIREALANFGGVNRRFTKVGEVDGVTIIDDYGHHPVEIAAVLKAARQATEGRVIAVHQPHRYSRLSNLFDDFCTCFNDADVVAIAEVFAAGEDPIEGASRDDLVQGLIRHGHRHARALLDENDLERLVREQARPGDMVVCLGAGTISAWANGLPERLMRKQAV